The Methanothermobacter tenebrarum genome window below encodes:
- a CDS encoding DUF2070 family protein, with amino-acid sequence MSLPPTRISLLSMIFLSFVIGAVGFLLDPIRGGLLEDIVDGGTSGVIIFGFGSIMAGALTQPWVNSLGGRRMKMKQSMFLAFFSMLIFSIVYLIGCLASTLLGMDLINFIVLASVLIFAFRLLVIWGTSNISFWNSMLIAATQPALIISMDIVVVFLSFPTTNIGYFSIVAFLVKAIIAAAILILAIYSFVLVVESPMRRNLGVGSLEFLSLFLSHITENSPALEGLFEEIGEPIDTIIGVIAFKKGSKLKSLFLSPSVHPGPIGSIGGGNMPTLLAEKFNTFTMVAHGPSTHDFNPVSTKEIEKIERAIRDALDGMEYYRHASRFYRLENGNAKIGVQFFGDSLLLLATMAPHGFDDIDFGVGLSLINLAKSRCNSKNVILVDCHNSFKGEASRVMPGNSEVFDFMDALEGLKCPNDMKDLKVGCASNTLEELSKEDGVGQSGVKVLLVEVDGQKTAYILLDANNMVQGFREEILESVKSLGIQDGEVMTTDTHYVNTLSGGHNPVGKRKKDKIIKAIIECVESAIDDLEPVEVACATARVKSLNTLGPTNSTELVSTISSIVAVSRILAPIIFLVALVFVLVWIFYLNL; translated from the coding sequence ATGGCCGGCGCCCTGACCCAGCCTTGGGTTAATTCTCTTGGTGGTCGGCGGATGAAAATGAAACAGTCCATGTTCCTCGCATTCTTTTCCATGTTAATATTCTCAATAGTATATCTTATCGGTTGTCTGGCCTCAACCCTCCTTGGGATGGATCTTATAAACTTCATAGTCTTGGCTTCTGTCCTTATTTTCGCTTTCAGACTCCTTGTCATATGGGGCACTTCTAATATCAGTTTCTGGAATTCTATGCTTATCGCAGCAACTCAACCAGCTCTCATAATCTCTATGGATATTGTTGTGGTATTTTTAAGTTTTCCAACTACCAATATTGGGTATTTCAGCATAGTAGCATTCCTTGTTAAGGCCATAATAGCAGCAGCCATCCTAATATTGGCTATCTACTCTTTTGTACTTGTGGTTGAATCTCCTATGCGCCGCAATCTTGGAGTGGGCTCCCTAGAATTTTTAAGCCTATTCTTATCCCATATTACTGAAAATTCACCAGCCCTTGAGGGCCTATTCGAGGAAATAGGCGAACCGATAGATACCATAATAGGGGTGATAGCATTCAAGAAGGGTTCGAAACTTAAAAGCCTATTCCTGAGCCCATCTGTGCACCCTGGCCCAATTGGTAGTATCGGTGGGGGTAACATGCCCACACTACTAGCTGAAAAATTTAACACTTTTACAATGGTGGCACATGGACCATCAACCCATGATTTCAACCCAGTATCTACAAAAGAAATTGAAAAGATTGAAAGGGCTATAAGGGATGCTCTGGATGGTATGGAATATTATAGGCATGCTAGCAGATTCTATAGGCTGGAAAATGGTAATGCTAAGATTGGAGTGCAATTCTTCGGTGACAGTCTACTTTTGTTAGCTACTATGGCGCCGCATGGTTTTGATGATATTGATTTTGGCGTGGGCCTATCCCTTATAAACCTCGCTAAGAGTCGTTGCAATTCAAAGAATGTTATACTAGTTGATTGTCATAATTCGTTTAAAGGAGAGGCGAGCAGGGTCATGCCAGGTAACAGTGAAGTTTTTGATTTTATGGATGCTCTGGAGGGGCTTAAATGTCCAAATGACATGAAAGATTTGAAGGTTGGTTGCGCATCCAACACTCTAGAAGAGTTGTCAAAGGAGGATGGTGTGGGTCAGAGTGGTGTGAAAGTCCTCCTAGTTGAAGTGGACGGCCAAAAGACAGCGTATATACTCCTTGATGCGAATAATATGGTCCAGGGTTTCAGGGAGGAGATACTTGAAAGTGTGAAGTCCCTTGGCATCCAAGATGGCGAGGTTATGACCACCGACACACATTATGTGAACACCCTTTCAGGAGGCCATAATCCTGTGGGTAAACGGAAAAAGGATAAGATCATAAAGGCTATAATTGAATGTGTAGAATCTGCAATTGATGATCTAGAGCCTGTGGAGGTGGCCTGTGCCACTGCAAGGGTGAAAAGTCTTAACACTCTAGGCCCTACTAATTCAACCGAGCTTGTATCAACGATAAGTTCTATTGTGGCTGTTAGCAGGATACTGGCCCCGATAATCTTCCTGGTAGCATTGGTTTTTGTTCTTGTATGGATATTCTATCTAAACCTTTAG